A region of Paenibacillus sp. 37 DNA encodes the following proteins:
- a CDS encoding valine--tRNA ligase: MSEEKKSAATEMPTTYDPKAAEDKWYSTWMERGYFKAGQRKDAEPYTIVIPPPNVTGMLHIGHALDFTLQDILIRTKRMQGYDALWLPGSDHAGIATQTKVEQKLREEGLTRYDLGREKFLEKVWDWKDQYATTIRQQWGKMGLSLDYSRERFTLDEGLSQAVRKVFVQLYEKGLIYRGKRIINWDPVNRTALSDIEVEYKEVQGHLYHLRYPLKDGSGYVTVATTRPETMLGDTAVAVHPKDERYADMIGKVLVLPIIGREIPIIADDYVDKEFGSGAVKITPAHDPNDFEVGLRHDLPQITVMDESGTMNAEAGKYQGLDRSDCRKQIVADLKEQGVLINIEDHTHQVGHSERTGAVVEPYLSTQWFVEMKPLAERAIKKQQSGEGVNFVPDRFEKTYLNWIENVRDWCISRQLWWGHRIPAWYDEETGEIIVSAEDPTTLPEYAGRKLRQDEDVLDTWFSSGLWPFSTLGWPEDTEDLKRYYPTSVLVTGYDIIYFWVARMIFTALEFTDEIPFKDVLMHGLVRDADGRKMSKSLGNGVDPLDVIEKYGADAMRYMISTSSTPGQDLRFRWERVEQARNFANKIWNASRFALMNLEGFTYEERDISGELGTADYWILHRLNETSRDITRLIEAYEFGETGRVLYNFIWDDLCDWYIEFAKLSFYGEDPVAKKKTQSVLAYVLDQTMRLIHPFMPYISEEIWQHLPHEGETITLAAWPVYDPALENPEAVAEMNLLMDTIRAVRNIRAEVNVPMSKKIELMVKANSPEASSIIERNSHYIKRFCNTSEFDSGLDLSSPDKAMTAIITGAELYLPLAGLIDIEQEVARLEKELQNLEGEVLRVEKKLSNQGFVAKAPAKVIEEERAKQADYSDKRDKVIARIKELKG, translated from the coding sequence ATGTCTGAGGAAAAAAAATCAGCTGCAACAGAAATGCCGACCACTTACGATCCTAAAGCGGCAGAGGACAAATGGTACTCCACCTGGATGGAGCGCGGATATTTCAAAGCCGGTCAACGTAAAGATGCCGAACCGTATACGATTGTAATTCCACCCCCAAATGTGACCGGGATGCTGCACATCGGGCATGCGCTCGACTTTACACTACAGGATATTCTGATCCGCACCAAACGGATGCAGGGTTATGATGCACTGTGGCTTCCGGGTTCCGACCATGCAGGTATTGCTACCCAAACCAAAGTGGAGCAGAAGCTGCGTGAAGAAGGTCTGACCCGTTATGATCTGGGACGTGAGAAGTTTCTGGAGAAAGTATGGGACTGGAAAGATCAATATGCAACTACCATCCGTCAGCAATGGGGCAAAATGGGATTGTCGCTTGATTACTCACGTGAACGTTTTACGCTGGATGAAGGTCTGTCCCAAGCGGTTCGTAAAGTATTTGTTCAACTGTATGAAAAAGGCCTTATTTACCGAGGCAAACGCATCATTAACTGGGACCCGGTGAACCGGACAGCTCTGTCCGACATTGAGGTTGAATATAAAGAGGTTCAGGGTCATTTGTACCATCTGCGGTACCCGCTCAAAGATGGAAGTGGCTACGTTACCGTGGCAACAACGCGTCCAGAAACGATGCTGGGTGATACAGCAGTTGCTGTTCATCCGAAGGATGAGCGCTATGCAGATATGATTGGTAAAGTGCTTGTACTGCCTATCATTGGACGAGAAATTCCAATTATCGCTGATGATTACGTGGATAAAGAATTTGGAAGTGGTGCTGTTAAAATCACGCCTGCGCATGATCCAAATGACTTTGAAGTAGGTCTTCGTCATGACCTGCCTCAGATTACGGTAATGGATGAGAGCGGCACAATGAATGCTGAGGCAGGCAAGTATCAGGGACTGGATCGCAGTGACTGCCGCAAGCAGATTGTTGCTGACTTGAAAGAGCAGGGCGTATTGATCAACATTGAGGATCACACGCATCAGGTTGGACACAGTGAACGTACGGGAGCTGTTGTTGAGCCGTATCTGTCTACACAGTGGTTCGTTGAGATGAAGCCACTTGCAGAGAGAGCGATTAAGAAGCAACAGAGCGGCGAAGGGGTTAATTTTGTTCCAGATCGTTTTGAGAAAACCTATCTGAACTGGATCGAGAACGTTCGTGACTGGTGTATTTCCCGTCAACTGTGGTGGGGACATCGTATTCCGGCCTGGTATGATGAGGAAACGGGTGAAATCATTGTATCTGCTGAAGATCCGACAACGCTGCCAGAGTATGCTGGACGCAAGCTCAGACAGGACGAAGATGTACTCGATACTTGGTTTAGCTCCGGCTTATGGCCGTTCTCCACGCTAGGCTGGCCGGAAGATACGGAAGATCTGAAACGTTATTATCCGACAAGTGTACTTGTGACAGGGTATGACATCATATATTTCTGGGTTGCACGTATGATTTTCACTGCACTGGAATTCACGGATGAGATTCCGTTCAAGGATGTGCTGATGCATGGTCTTGTTCGTGATGCAGATGGACGCAAAATGTCCAAATCATTGGGCAACGGTGTAGATCCGCTGGATGTGATCGAGAAATATGGCGCAGACGCAATGCGTTACATGATCTCAACCAGCAGCACGCCAGGCCAGGATCTCCGTTTCCGTTGGGAACGGGTGGAGCAGGCTCGTAATTTTGCCAACAAGATCTGGAACGCTTCGCGCTTTGCATTGATGAATCTGGAAGGATTCACCTATGAGGAACGTGACATTAGCGGAGAGCTTGGTACAGCGGATTATTGGATTTTGCACCGTCTGAACGAAACTTCCCGCGATATTACGCGTCTAATCGAAGCGTATGAGTTTGGGGAAACGGGTCGTGTGTTGTATAACTTTATCTGGGATGACCTGTGTGACTGGTACATTGAGTTTGCTAAGCTGTCCTTCTATGGGGAAGATCCGGTTGCCAAGAAGAAAACACAATCTGTGCTGGCTTATGTGCTGGATCAGACCATGCGCCTGATTCATCCGTTTATGCCATACATCTCCGAAGAGATCTGGCAGCATCTGCCACATGAAGGTGAGACGATTACGTTGGCAGCATGGCCGGTATATGATCCTGCTCTGGAGAACCCGGAGGCTGTTGCCGAGATGAACCTGCTCATGGATACCATTCGTGCAGTTCGGAACATTCGTGCAGAAGTGAACGTGCCTATGAGCAAAAAGATCGAATTGATGGTAAAAGCAAATAGCCCTGAAGCGTCCAGCATCATCGAACGTAACAGTCATTACATCAAACGTTTCTGTAACACGTCCGAGTTCGATAGTGGGCTGGATCTAAGCTCCCCGGATAAGGCGATGACTGCAATCATCACAGGGGCAGAACTATACTTGCCGCTGGCTGGTCTTATTGATATCGAACAGGAAGTGGCTCGCCTGGAGAAAGAGTTACAGAACCTTGAGGGCGAAGTACTCCGTGTGGAGAAAAAGCTGTCGAATCAAGGCTTTGTTGCCAAAGCGCCTGCCAAGGTTATTGAGGAAGAGCGCGCCAAGCAAGCAGACTATTCCGATAAACGGGATAAAGTGATTGCACGAATCAAGGAACTGAAAGGCTAA
- a CDS encoding RluA family pseudouridine synthase — protein MTIKSWKRRGEWLELMPGKAVTGSLDKPIAAEQWLLSELQFPEKLLRQLKANQGIQLAGDRLRLALFASQPIDVEPRWADVDVLYEDDFCLVMHKPAGMKLHPDGSRTDQAITLDHVVASYYEMNGIQASVRHVHRLDEDTTGPVLYAKNAFALAKLDEAMRRKEIGRHYIAIAGGQIPLELHKIDAPIGKDRHHKQRRRVSEGGQEAVTRVEIVEVWERATLVRLKLDTGRTHQIRVHLSYAGHPLIGDALYGGRADAIGRQALHGEMLKFGHPLTGAMIEVNDPWPSDFTQLAEREKVYS, from the coding sequence ATGACCATCAAAAGTTGGAAACGCCGCGGGGAATGGCTTGAGCTGATGCCAGGGAAAGCCGTAACAGGCAGTTTGGACAAACCGATAGCCGCAGAGCAATGGTTATTGTCTGAACTTCAGTTTCCGGAGAAACTGCTTCGTCAGCTGAAAGCAAACCAAGGAATACAACTTGCAGGGGACCGGCTTCGGCTGGCCCTTTTTGCGTCCCAGCCAATCGATGTTGAGCCACGCTGGGCTGATGTGGATGTATTGTATGAGGATGATTTCTGTCTGGTTATGCACAAACCGGCAGGTATGAAACTGCATCCAGATGGAAGCCGTACCGATCAGGCCATCACGCTGGATCATGTGGTTGCCTCCTATTATGAAATGAACGGAATACAGGCGAGCGTTCGCCATGTTCATCGACTGGATGAGGATACAACCGGACCTGTTCTGTATGCCAAAAATGCTTTTGCTCTAGCCAAACTGGATGAAGCGATGCGTCGCAAAGAGATTGGTCGCCATTATATAGCCATTGCAGGTGGACAAATCCCCCTTGAACTCCACAAAATTGATGCTCCGATTGGTAAGGATAGACATCACAAGCAGCGCAGACGAGTCTCGGAAGGTGGACAGGAAGCTGTTACTCGTGTGGAGATCGTTGAAGTGTGGGAACGAGCAACCCTTGTGCGATTAAAGCTGGATACAGGACGAACACACCAAATTCGTGTACACCTGAGTTACGCGGGACATCCGCTTATTGGTGATGCGTTGTATGGAGGTAGAGCGGATGCCATTGGACGACAAGCACTTCACGGAGAGATGCTTAAGTTTGGTCATCCGTTAACCGGAGCGATGATTGAAGTGAATGATCCTTGGCCATCCGATTTCACACAATTGGCAGAACGTGAAAAGGTGTATTCATAA
- the hemL gene encoding glutamate-1-semialdehyde 2,1-aminomutase: MTAQQGNRRNDERSRSAFEEAKQYIPGGVNSPVRAFKSVGLTPIYAERGEGSKIYDIDGNVFIDYVGSWGPLIMGHAHPDVVEALRETALKGTSFGAPTLLETEMAKLVCERVPSIDIVRMVNSGTEATMSAIRLARGVTGRSKILKFEGSYHGHADSLLIKAGSGVATLGLPDSPGVPEGVAVNTITVPYNDLESVKLAFERYGEELAAVIVEPVAGNMGVVPPASGFLEGLRSLTTQYGSLLIFDEVMTGFRVGLNCAQGRYGVTPDLTCLGKVIGGGLPVGAYGGRRDLMEQIAPTGPIYQAGTLSGNPLAMAAGYTTLKLLTPEVYDRLETLSARLQAGFEKNAAETGIAITINRVGSMVCPFFSAVPVTNYDIAKESNLDQFRRYFAAMIDHGVSVAPSQYEGMFVSGVHTEQDIDDTIEANRKALQSL; the protein is encoded by the coding sequence ATGACTGCACAACAAGGTAATCGACGCAATGATGAGCGCTCACGCAGCGCCTTTGAGGAAGCTAAGCAGTACATACCCGGGGGTGTGAACAGCCCTGTACGCGCATTCAAATCGGTGGGACTTACTCCGATCTATGCAGAACGCGGCGAAGGGTCCAAAATCTACGATATTGATGGCAATGTTTTTATTGACTATGTGGGATCGTGGGGCCCACTCATTATGGGACATGCTCACCCTGATGTTGTAGAAGCTTTGCGTGAGACAGCCCTCAAAGGAACAAGCTTTGGTGCGCCTACCTTGCTGGAGACCGAGATGGCAAAACTGGTCTGTGAGCGTGTGCCTTCTATTGATATCGTGCGGATGGTTAATTCCGGTACGGAAGCAACGATGAGTGCCATTCGACTGGCACGCGGGGTAACCGGACGCAGTAAAATTCTGAAGTTTGAAGGATCATATCATGGACATGCGGACAGCTTGCTGATCAAGGCGGGGTCAGGTGTTGCAACACTGGGTCTACCGGATAGTCCAGGTGTACCTGAAGGTGTAGCTGTGAATACAATTACGGTACCTTATAACGATCTGGAGTCCGTGAAGCTTGCTTTTGAACGTTATGGTGAAGAACTGGCCGCTGTTATTGTGGAGCCTGTAGCAGGTAACATGGGGGTTGTTCCTCCGGCTTCCGGTTTCCTTGAAGGCCTGCGCAGTTTAACTACCCAATATGGCAGCCTGCTTATTTTTGACGAAGTCATGACCGGTTTCCGCGTAGGGTTGAACTGTGCTCAGGGACGGTATGGGGTTACACCTGACCTGACTTGTCTGGGTAAAGTTATCGGTGGCGGACTCCCGGTTGGTGCTTATGGTGGCCGTCGAGATCTGATGGAACAGATTGCTCCAACAGGACCGATCTATCAGGCGGGTACACTTAGTGGGAACCCGCTGGCTATGGCAGCAGGATATACCACGCTCAAATTGTTAACACCAGAGGTCTATGATCGTCTGGAGACATTGTCTGCACGTCTGCAAGCCGGATTCGAGAAAAATGCAGCTGAGACGGGTATTGCGATAACCATTAACCGTGTGGGTTCCATGGTTTGTCCATTCTTCAGTGCCGTTCCAGTAACCAATTATGATATTGCCAAAGAAAGCAATCTGGATCAATTCCGTCGTTATTTTGCGGCCATGATTGATCATGGTGTGAGTGTTGCACCTTCGCAATACGAAGGCATGTTTGTCTCTGGTGTGCACACAGAGCAGGATATTGACGATACGATTGAGGCGAATCGTAAAGCTCTTCAATCACTATGA
- a CDS encoding bifunctional folylpolyglutamate synthase/dihydrofolate synthase, with the protein MTELDGTDAAAPLLTYNEAVDWINGLIPFGIRPGLERIESLMSMLGNPHQRLKFIHVAGTNGKGSTCAFLTSVLLQAGYDVGTFTSPYITKFTNRFQYNGEDIPEETLLKISNRLRPLVMEMASTPLGSPTMFEVSTALALLYYAEECYPDVVVWETGLGGRMDVTNIVSPVVSVITNIGMDHTDVLGDTIEQIAGEKAGIIKPGVPVVTCATQPEAVKVIQEKAQQLQSSLYLAGDQFSYHRLESNENGQSFHFTGPFRDLDVRIRMQGSHQCDNAAAALMVLELLRQYMAFMLDDNDIALGLENAFWAGRFEKVVDEPRIVLDGAHNPEGAESLAKSIVDVYPHNKLILMMGMLANKHHEAYLQHILPLVDTLILTEPDFRRKMDAAELLQIVERVRPAIAKQELEIIVEPEWAKALDLLKSRTEAEDLGVVSGTLYLIADVRAALLHQTDSEKGW; encoded by the coding sequence ATGACGGAATTAGACGGGACAGATGCAGCAGCTCCTTTACTTACGTATAACGAGGCCGTGGACTGGATCAATGGCCTTATTCCTTTTGGCATTCGACCTGGATTGGAACGAATCGAGAGTCTGATGTCTATGTTAGGCAATCCTCACCAACGTCTCAAATTTATTCACGTCGCGGGAACGAACGGCAAAGGTTCGACTTGCGCTTTTTTGACGTCAGTGCTTCTTCAGGCTGGATATGATGTGGGTACCTTTACGTCGCCTTATATCACCAAGTTTACGAACCGTTTTCAATACAACGGCGAGGATATTCCGGAAGAGACTTTGTTGAAGATCTCTAACCGTCTGCGCCCGTTGGTTATGGAAATGGCATCTACTCCGCTTGGTTCCCCAACGATGTTTGAGGTGTCCACGGCTCTCGCGCTTCTGTATTATGCAGAAGAGTGCTACCCTGATGTTGTGGTATGGGAGACGGGGCTGGGGGGAAGGATGGACGTAACGAATATTGTTTCGCCTGTTGTGTCCGTCATCACCAACATTGGTATGGATCACACGGATGTGCTTGGAGATACGATTGAGCAGATTGCTGGAGAAAAGGCAGGCATTATCAAGCCGGGAGTACCCGTTGTGACCTGCGCGACGCAACCTGAAGCTGTGAAAGTGATTCAGGAGAAAGCACAGCAGCTTCAATCAAGCCTGTATTTGGCTGGAGATCAATTCTCTTATCATCGACTGGAGAGTAATGAGAACGGACAATCTTTTCATTTTACCGGCCCGTTTCGTGATCTGGACGTTCGCATACGCATGCAAGGCTCACATCAATGTGACAATGCTGCGGCCGCACTGATGGTGCTTGAATTGCTTAGACAATACATGGCATTTATGCTGGATGACAACGATATTGCACTTGGACTGGAGAATGCTTTCTGGGCAGGAAGATTCGAAAAAGTCGTCGATGAACCCCGAATTGTGCTTGATGGAGCACATAATCCGGAAGGGGCAGAGTCACTGGCCAAGAGCATTGTGGATGTCTATCCGCACAACAAGTTAATTTTGATGATGGGTATGTTGGCAAATAAGCATCACGAAGCGTATTTGCAGCATATACTGCCACTAGTGGATACGCTGATCCTGACCGAGCCAGATTTCCGACGCAAAATGGATGCAGCCGAATTGCTGCAGATTGTCGAACGGGTACGTCCCGCCATTGCGAAGCAGGAACTGGAAATCATCGTCGAGCCCGAATGGGCAAAGGCACTTGATCTATTGAAGTCACGGACGGAAGCGGAAGATCTGGGGGTGGTCTCCGGCACACTGTACCTGATTGCGGATGTGCGGGCAGCCCTTTTGCATCAAACCGATTCTGAAAAAGGTTGGTGA
- a CDS encoding LysM peptidoglycan-binding domain-containing protein, whose translation MLNQPYGLRFDIYERVHLSEGVPAIEELEEIELYPRIQVIGQDDHATLRGHLLLTGAYRGENEASEELKHFIPVEITVPLNRVRSIEDISIEIENFDVDLLSNRSLNITGVLSLRGIEGFPVEEPQVWSADEFTVVHSPDAQQSNRSDEAEQTGSDPNTFAQEYLLQRSEEERLANAAELAYGAPEYHQEYANLSSAESLQSEEQSAEYANENRQPDADEDPASLTENGDELASHEQYSEPSPISSFMAETADRLASYPESEPVLPLEEESLAWSEPSGDALPEEPRNSDQVVPEPTAQSSNEFAAPDVPDAPDVWHFESARSVPQQENQAVDVPVEPQAENWQGVFGSSEAGNAEEERPSFEATGVDEFVQNEAFVPEPVAETEDKPELKVAFGSKKESAPRQEEGVGISSLLSSGRSARDAEVERGEELPAGVIQEETYAPEDVEWKNLFLGTIVDQTPFRKVKLCIVQREDTLDAIADRYQLSTRELQLYNRLSEQVVEEGQILYIP comes from the coding sequence TTGTTGAATCAACCTTATGGTTTGCGGTTCGATATTTATGAGCGCGTTCATTTGTCTGAGGGAGTCCCTGCGATTGAGGAATTGGAGGAAATTGAACTATACCCGCGCATTCAAGTCATAGGGCAGGATGATCATGCCACGTTAAGAGGGCATCTTTTGCTTACAGGTGCGTACAGAGGAGAAAATGAGGCTTCAGAGGAGCTCAAACATTTCATTCCCGTGGAGATCACAGTGCCTCTGAACCGGGTCAGATCGATTGAGGATATTTCCATCGAGATCGAAAATTTTGACGTGGATCTGTTATCCAATCGTAGTCTGAATATTACTGGCGTGTTGTCGCTGCGAGGCATCGAGGGCTTTCCTGTTGAAGAGCCACAAGTTTGGTCAGCAGATGAATTTACGGTAGTCCACTCACCGGATGCTCAGCAATCCAACCGTTCCGATGAAGCAGAACAGACAGGTAGCGACCCCAACACATTTGCACAAGAGTATCTGCTCCAGCGGAGTGAGGAAGAGAGACTTGCGAATGCAGCAGAACTTGCATATGGTGCCCCGGAATATCATCAGGAATATGCGAACTTATCATCGGCCGAGTCACTTCAATCTGAGGAGCAAAGTGCGGAGTATGCTAACGAAAACAGACAACCTGATGCAGACGAAGATCCCGCATCTCTGACAGAGAATGGAGATGAATTGGCATCCCATGAGCAATACAGCGAACCTTCTCCGATCTCGTCATTTATGGCTGAGACCGCTGATCGGTTAGCTTCTTACCCTGAGTCGGAACCAGTGCTGCCTCTGGAAGAAGAGTCTTTAGCGTGGTCCGAGCCTTCTGGGGATGCATTGCCTGAGGAGCCTAGAAATTCAGATCAAGTAGTCCCAGAGCCTACTGCTCAATCATCTAATGAGTTTGCAGCACCAGATGTACCGGACGCACCAGATGTATGGCATTTCGAATCAGCGAGATCTGTACCTCAGCAGGAGAATCAGGCAGTTGATGTTCCGGTTGAACCACAGGCGGAGAACTGGCAAGGTGTATTCGGTTCGTCCGAAGCAGGCAATGCAGAGGAAGAACGTCCGTCTTTTGAAGCGACTGGGGTAGATGAGTTTGTGCAGAACGAAGCATTTGTTCCTGAACCTGTTGCTGAGACGGAAGACAAGCCGGAGTTGAAGGTTGCTTTTGGCAGCAAAAAGGAATCCGCACCACGACAAGAGGAGGGTGTAGGTATCTCTTCCTTGTTATCCTCTGGCAGATCAGCACGCGATGCTGAAGTGGAGAGAGGCGAAGAGCTTCCAGCCGGTGTGATACAGGAAGAAACGTATGCACCTGAGGATGTGGAATGGAAGAATCTGTTCCTGGGAACGATCGTGGACCAGACGCCATTCCGTAAGGTGAAACTGTGTATCGTCCAGCGGGAAGATACACTGGATGCCATTGCAGATCGATACCAATTGAGCACGAGGGAACTTCAGTTGTATAACCGATTATCTGAACAAGTTGTGGAAGAAGGTCAGATATTGTACATCCCTTAA
- the cobA gene encoding uroporphyrinogen-III C-methyltransferase, with protein sequence MVGKVFLVGAGPGDAKLITVKGWESIGKADAVVYDRLASPRLLKQMKPGAVKIYVGKRPDRHTMKQEEINQLLVDLALEGKVVVRLKGGDPTIFGRVGEEAGLLHKNGIPFEIVPGVTAAISVPAYAGIPVTHRDYASSISIITGHESPDKLDRSIHWDKVTNATGTLVFMMGVAKIGYISEQLIRHGRPAQTPVALIRWGTRAEQDTLTGTLEDIEAKVIAANFQPPAVIVVGDVVNQREQLKWAEALPLFGKRILVTRARSQASELVNRIEELGGEPYEFPVIETVMPSSESAQQSVKDAFSALNTYDWVFFTSVNGVEFFFRHLEQEGKDIRSIHQARIAAVGPSTADALRKHGIIAEVVKGPFQAEGMLEAFESELKEGQRVLLPHGDLARTWLRDQLRERGLQVTEAITYDTILAGEDDDELLKLLEEGGIHAVTFTSSSTVTNFMSILKRMGLQDPLPLLKDVEVACIGPVTAKTAEAAGLKVTLMAEEATMDSLITVLCDWKRTGTKEGALRN encoded by the coding sequence ATGGTGGGAAAGGTCTTTTTGGTAGGGGCAGGTCCTGGGGATGCAAAGCTGATTACGGTAAAAGGGTGGGAATCCATCGGTAAAGCTGATGCTGTAGTCTATGATCGTTTGGCAAGTCCGAGATTGTTGAAACAAATGAAACCCGGCGCAGTCAAGATTTACGTGGGCAAACGCCCGGATCGGCATACGATGAAACAGGAAGAGATCAATCAACTGTTAGTTGATCTGGCGCTTGAAGGCAAGGTTGTAGTTCGACTTAAAGGTGGCGACCCGACGATCTTTGGACGTGTAGGCGAAGAGGCGGGTTTGCTGCACAAAAACGGAATTCCGTTTGAGATTGTACCTGGGGTTACCGCTGCAATAAGTGTACCTGCGTATGCCGGAATTCCTGTGACTCATCGTGACTATGCATCTTCCATCTCTATTATTACGGGGCACGAGAGTCCGGACAAGCTTGATCGCAGTATCCATTGGGATAAAGTGACGAATGCAACGGGCACACTTGTATTTATGATGGGGGTTGCCAAAATTGGATATATCAGCGAACAATTGATTCGTCATGGTCGTCCAGCGCAAACACCGGTAGCTCTGATTCGTTGGGGAACACGAGCGGAACAGGATACCCTTACAGGTACCCTTGAAGATATAGAAGCGAAAGTAATCGCAGCCAATTTCCAACCACCAGCTGTTATTGTGGTGGGAGATGTCGTCAATCAGCGGGAACAGTTGAAATGGGCAGAAGCGCTGCCGCTGTTTGGCAAACGAATTCTGGTAACCCGTGCTCGCAGTCAGGCGAGTGAACTGGTGAATCGCATTGAGGAACTTGGCGGCGAACCGTATGAGTTTCCGGTCATTGAGACGGTCATGCCGTCCAGTGAATCTGCGCAGCAAAGTGTCAAAGACGCCTTCAGTGCTTTAAATACCTATGACTGGGTGTTTTTCACAAGTGTGAACGGCGTGGAGTTTTTCTTCCGCCATCTGGAACAGGAAGGCAAGGATATTCGCTCGATTCATCAAGCGAGAATTGCTGCCGTAGGACCTTCCACAGCAGATGCTTTGCGCAAACATGGCATCATTGCAGAGGTTGTCAAAGGTCCTTTCCAGGCCGAAGGCATGCTTGAGGCTTTTGAAAGTGAATTGAAGGAAGGTCAGAGAGTATTGCTCCCGCACGGTGATCTTGCACGTACATGGTTACGTGATCAGTTGAGAGAACGGGGACTTCAAGTCACCGAAGCCATCACCTACGATACGATCCTCGCTGGTGAGGATGATGACGAACTGCTTAAGCTGCTTGAAGAAGGTGGTATTCATGCGGTGACCTTTACAAGTTCATCGACGGTTACCAATTTCATGAGTATATTGAAACGTATGGGATTGCAAGATCCACTGCCTTTATTGAAAGATGTGGAGGTTGCGTGTATCGGACCTGTTACAGCGAAGACGGCAGAAGCCGCTGGACTAAAGGTTACACTGATGGCAGAGGAAGCAACGATGGATAGCTTGATCACAGTGCTATGCGACTGGAAACGGACAGGCACCAAAGAAGGCGCTCTTCGAAATTAA
- the hemB gene encoding porphobilinogen synthase has translation MSFPIIRHRRLRQSTGIRNMVRETHLTVDDFIQPIYVTYGENVKSEIKSMPGVFRFSLDRLQEEVTEIAELGIPAVLLFGIPETKDSVGSSGFAENGIVQEATRLIKSWYPELLVVADTCLCEFTDHGHCGMVHTVEIDGHICGDVLNDESLELLVQTAVSQAKAGADIIAPSNMMDGFVQAIRAGLDENGFSHIPIMSYSVKYASAFYGPFREAADSTPQFGDRKSYQMDPANAREALREAETDVLEGADMLMVKPSLSYLDVMRTIKDQFDLPLVAYNVSGEYAMVKAAAIQGWIDEKKVAMEILLSMKRAGADMIITYYGKDASRWLAEK, from the coding sequence ATGAGTTTTCCAATTATACGGCATCGCCGTTTACGCCAATCCACAGGTATTCGCAATATGGTCAGAGAGACCCATCTAACCGTGGATGACTTTATTCAACCGATCTATGTGACGTATGGAGAAAATGTAAAATCCGAAATTAAATCCATGCCTGGCGTATTCCGCTTCTCGTTGGATCGTCTTCAGGAGGAAGTAACGGAAATTGCCGAGCTGGGAATTCCAGCCGTGTTATTGTTCGGTATTCCGGAGACGAAGGACAGTGTGGGTTCATCTGGCTTCGCTGAAAATGGCATTGTGCAGGAAGCGACGAGATTGATCAAATCCTGGTACCCGGAATTGCTGGTTGTTGCGGATACTTGTCTGTGTGAATTCACGGATCACGGTCACTGCGGTATGGTACACACCGTGGAGATTGACGGCCACATCTGCGGAGATGTATTAAATGATGAATCACTGGAGCTACTCGTGCAAACGGCAGTATCTCAAGCCAAAGCAGGAGCGGACATTATTGCACCATCCAACATGATGGATGGATTTGTACAAGCGATCCGCGCCGGGCTGGATGAGAATGGATTCAGTCATATTCCGATCATGTCCTACTCTGTTAAATATGCATCCGCATTTTATGGTCCATTTCGTGAAGCAGCAGATTCCACACCACAATTTGGAGACCGTAAGTCCTATCAGATGGACCCGGCGAACGCGCGTGAAGCCTTGCGTGAAGCAGAGACGGATGTGCTCGAAGGAGCGGACATGTTGATGGTAAAACCATCCCTTTCCTATCTGGATGTTATGCGCACGATTAAGGATCAATTTGATCTTCCGCTTGTTGCCTATAATGTAAGTGGCGAGTATGCCATGGTGAAGGCGGCGGCGATTCAAGGCTGGATCGATGAGAAAAAAGTTGCCATGGAAATCCTGCTCAGCATGAAACGCGCGGGTGCAGATATGATCATTACCTACTACGGAAAAGACGCTTCACGCTGGTTGGCTGAGAAATAA